One Bombus pyrosoma isolate SC7728 linkage group LG9, ASM1482585v1, whole genome shotgun sequence genomic window carries:
- the LOC122570884 gene encoding leucine carboxyl methyltransferase 1 isoform X2 produces MMRPYRPLMTMQLSGEKGQVINLGAGFDTLYWRLKEAGKCPANFIELDFPNITARKCYHIKKHKQLIDMLNTEDGEIRFSTTDLHAANYHLVGIDLRHISELVNKLTQAEVNFNLPTMFLAECVLVYIDTSAVSALLKWLAGKFPNSIFVNYEQVNMKDKFGQVMLSNLRSRGCLLAGVEDCESLETQQRRFTINSWEGSNAWTMVEVYDSLPLDDRSRIEHIEMLDERELLVQLLQHYCISVAWNGQIFKNLSIAQG; encoded by the exons ATGATGAGGCCATACAGGCCACTAATGACGATGCAA CTATCTGGTGAAAAGGGACAAGTTATAAACTTGGGTGCTGGATTTGATACTCTCTATTGGAGACTTAAAGAAGCAGGAAAGTGTCCAGcaaattttatcgaacttGATTTTCCTAACATTACTGCTCGAAAATGTTATCACATCAAAAAACATAAACAATTAATAGATATGTTAAATACAGAAG ATGGAGAAATTAGGTTTTCAACAACAGATCTACATGCTGCCAATTATCACTTGGTGGGAATAGATCTGCGACACATATCTGAACTTGTTAATAAGTTAACACAAGCAgaagttaattttaatcttccaACCATGTTCCTTGCAGAATGTGTCTTAGTATATATAGACACTAGTGCAGTTTCTGCATTATTAAAATGGCTTGCTGGAAAGTTTCCAAAtagtatttttgttaattatgaGCAAGTGAACATGAAGGATAAATTTGGTCAAGTTATGTTGTCCAATCTACGCAGTCGTGGATGTTTGTTGGCAGGTGTAGAAGATTGTGAATCTTTGGAAACTCAACAAAGACG CTTTACAATAAACAGTTGGGAAGGCTCTAATGCATGGACAATGGTAGAGGTCTATGATTCACTGCCTCTAGATGACCGTAGTCGAATCGAACATATAGAAATGTTGGATGAGCGAGAACTTTTAGTTCAGTTATTGCAGCATTATTGTATCTCAGTTGCTTGGAAtggacaaatatttaaaaacttatcTATAGCACAGGGTTAG
- the LOC122570884 gene encoding leucine carboxyl methyltransferase 1 isoform X1 produces MIKDMADDEAIQATNDDASECKRYAVQLGYWSDPFINFFVKQPGRKAPEINRGYYARVKGIEVFVDKFLKLSGEKGQVINLGAGFDTLYWRLKEAGKCPANFIELDFPNITARKCYHIKKHKQLIDMLNTEDGEIRFSTTDLHAANYHLVGIDLRHISELVNKLTQAEVNFNLPTMFLAECVLVYIDTSAVSALLKWLAGKFPNSIFVNYEQVNMKDKFGQVMLSNLRSRGCLLAGVEDCESLETQQRRFTINSWEGSNAWTMVEVYDSLPLDDRSRIEHIEMLDERELLVQLLQHYCISVAWNGQIFKNLSIAQG; encoded by the exons ATGATCAAAGATATGGCTGATGATGAGGCCATACAGGCCACTAATGACGATGCAAGTGAGTGTAAAAGATATGCGGTTCAACTTGGTTACTGGTCCGATccatttattaactttttcgtAAAACAACCTGGTCGGAAAGCTCCGGAAATCAATCGTGGTTATTACGCAAGAGTAAAAGGGATTGAAGTGTTCGTTGACAAATTCCTTAAG CTATCTGGTGAAAAGGGACAAGTTATAAACTTGGGTGCTGGATTTGATACTCTCTATTGGAGACTTAAAGAAGCAGGAAAGTGTCCAGcaaattttatcgaacttGATTTTCCTAACATTACTGCTCGAAAATGTTATCACATCAAAAAACATAAACAATTAATAGATATGTTAAATACAGAAG ATGGAGAAATTAGGTTTTCAACAACAGATCTACATGCTGCCAATTATCACTTGGTGGGAATAGATCTGCGACACATATCTGAACTTGTTAATAAGTTAACACAAGCAgaagttaattttaatcttccaACCATGTTCCTTGCAGAATGTGTCTTAGTATATATAGACACTAGTGCAGTTTCTGCATTATTAAAATGGCTTGCTGGAAAGTTTCCAAAtagtatttttgttaattatgaGCAAGTGAACATGAAGGATAAATTTGGTCAAGTTATGTTGTCCAATCTACGCAGTCGTGGATGTTTGTTGGCAGGTGTAGAAGATTGTGAATCTTTGGAAACTCAACAAAGACG CTTTACAATAAACAGTTGGGAAGGCTCTAATGCATGGACAATGGTAGAGGTCTATGATTCACTGCCTCTAGATGACCGTAGTCGAATCGAACATATAGAAATGTTGGATGAGCGAGAACTTTTAGTTCAGTTATTGCAGCATTATTGTATCTCAGTTGCTTGGAAtggacaaatatttaaaaacttatcTATAGCACAGGGTTAG